A window of the Brassica napus cultivar Da-Ae chromosome A2, Da-Ae, whole genome shotgun sequence genome harbors these coding sequences:
- the LOC125584187 gene encoding protein NRT1/ PTR FAMILY 5.12-like → MSLSTWLRVLCIFSVDFRGKPSVRSSSGGWRSSGFIIGAEVSEKFAYFGVASNLITYFTAQLGESTAAAASNVNLWLGTAAFLPLIWGSIADSFLGRFRTILFTSSLYILGLGLLTFSATIPSACKDQETLVSCVSQFKVTVFFCALYLIALGEGGFKACLRAFGADQFDEQDPIESKAKSSFFNWLYFAISFGILATRLVSNYVQENLSWALGFGIPCVSMMISLFFFLLGTNTYRFSTGGEVRQGRKHNNPFVRIGRVFVAAAKNRRETSSETLLLLPHEGSKQYR, encoded by the exons aGTCTTATGTATATTTTCCGTTGACTTCCGAGGCAAGCCATCCGTCAGGTCCTCTTCCGGGGGCTGGAGATCCTCTGGCTTCATCATTG GAGCGGAAGTGTCGGAGAAGTTCGCCTACTTTGGAGTAGCCTCGAATCTGATAACCTACTTCACGGCGCAGTTAGGGGAGTCAACGGCGGCTGCAGCCTCAAACGTCAACCTCTGGCTCGGGACGGCAGCTTTCTTGCCACTGATCTGGGGCTCTATAGCGGACTCATTTCTTGGTCGTTTCCGTACCATCCTCTTCACGTCCTCTCTCTATATCTTG GGACTTGGGCTGCTTACGTTTTCAGCAACGATTCCGTCTGCATGCAAAGATCAAGAAACACTTGTCTCGTGCGTTTCTCAGTTTAAAGTGACAGTATTCTTTTGTGCTCTCTATCTGATAGCACTAGGCGAAGGAGGCTTCAAGGCATGTCTTAGAGCTTTCGGAGCAGATCAGTTTGATGAACAAGACCCTATAGAGTCCAAAGCCAAGAGCTCATTCTTTAACTGGTTGTATTTTGCGATATCATTTGGCATATTGGCCACTAGGTTGGTCTCTAATTATGTCCAAGAGAATCTGAGTTGGGCTTTAGGGTTTGGGATTCCATGTGTTTCCATGATGATTTCTCTATTCTTCTTTTTACTTGGGACCAACACTTATCGCTTCAGCACTGGAGGAGAAGTAAGACAAGGACGAAAGCATAATAACCCTTTTGTAAGAATTGGCCGTGTTTTTGTTGCTGCTGCGAAAAATCGACGAGAGACTTCGTCAgaaacccttctccttcttcctcacGAAGGTTCGAAGCAATACaggtaa